One part of the Vicia villosa cultivar HV-30 ecotype Madison, WI linkage group LG6, Vvil1.0, whole genome shotgun sequence genome encodes these proteins:
- the LOC131608749 gene encoding ribulose bisphosphate carboxylase small subunit, chloroplastic 3-like → MASMISSSAVTTVNRASKVQSAAVAPFVGLKSMAGFPVKKVNTDITSIASNGGRVHCMQVWPPIGKKKFETLSYLPPLTREQLLKEVEYLLRKGWVPCLEFELEKGFVYREHNNSPGYYDGRYWTMWKLPMFGTTDAAQVLKELDEVIAAYPEAFVRIIGFDNVRQVQCISFIAHTPKTY, encoded by the exons ATGGCTTCTATGATTTCCTCTTCAGCTGTAACAACAGTTAACCGTGCCTCTAAGGTGCAATCCGCCGCGGTGGCTCCATTCGTCGGGCTCAAATCCATGGCTGGATTTCCAGTTAAGAAGGTCAACACTGACATTACTTCCATTGCAAGCAATGGTGGAAGAGTACACTGCATGCAG GTGTGGCCTCCAATTGGAAAGAAGAAGTTTGAGACACTTTCATATTTGCCACCATTGACCAGAGAACAATTGTTGAAAGAAGTTGAATACCTTCTAAGGAAGGGATGGGTTCCTTGCTTGGAATTTGAGTTGGAG AAAGGATTTGTGTACCGTGAGCACAACAACTCGCCAGGATACTATGATGGAAGATACTGGACAATGTGGAAGCTTCCTATGTTTGGCACCACTGATGCTGCTCAAGTCTTGAAGGAGCTTGATGAAGTTATTGCCGCTTACCCCGAAGCTTTTGTTCGTATCATCGGATTCGACAACGTTCGTCAAGTTCAATGCATCAGTTTCATTGCACACACACCAAAAACCTACTAA
- the LOC131608750 gene encoding ribulose bisphosphate carboxylase small subunit, chloroplastic 3-like, producing the protein MASMISSSAVTTVNRASKVQSAAVAPFIGLKSMAGFPVKKVNTDITSIASNGGRVHCMQVWPPIGKKKFETLSYLPPLTREQLLKEVEYLLRKGWVPCLEFELEKGFVYREHNKSPGYYDGRYWTMWKLPMFGTTDASQVLKELDEVIAAYPEAFVRIIGFDNVRQVQCISFIAHTPNSY; encoded by the exons ATGGCTTCAATGATTTCCTCTTCAGCTGTGACAACAGTTAACCGCGCCTCTAAGGTGCAATCCGCCGCAGTGGCTCCATTCATCGGCCTCAAATCCATGGCTGGATTCCCAGTTAAGAAGGTCAACACTGACATTACTTCCATTGCAAGCAATGGTGGAAGAGTACACTGCATGCAG GTGTGGCCTCCAATTGGAAAGAAGAAGTTTGAGACACTTTCATATTTGCCACCATTGACCAGAGAGCAATTGTTGAAAGAAGTTGAGTACCTTCTCAGGAAGGGATGGGTTCCATGCTTGGAATTTGAGTTGGAG AAAGGTTTCGTGTACCGTGAGCACAACAAGTCACCAGGATACTATGATGGAAGATACTGGACAATGTGGAAGCTTCCTATGTTTGGTACCACTGATGCTTCTCAAGTCTTGAAGGAGCTTGATGAAGTTATTGCGGCTTACCCCGAAGCTTTCGTCCGTATCATCGGTTTCGACAACGTTCGTCAAGTTCAGTGCATCAGTTTCATTGCACACACACCAAATTCCTACTAA
- the LOC131608748 gene encoding ribulose bisphosphate carboxylase small subunit, chloroplastic 3-like produces the protein MASMISSSAVTTVNRASKVQSAAVAPFVGLKSMAGFPVKKVNTDITSIASNGGRVHCMQVWPPIGKKKFETLSYLPPLTREQLLKEVEYLLRKGWVPCLEFELEKGFVYREHNNSPGYYDGRYWTMWKLPMFGTTDAAQVLKELDEVIAAYPEAFVRIIGFDNVRQVQCISFIAHTPKTY, from the exons ATGGCTTCAATGATTTCATCTTCAGCTGTGACAACAGTTAACCGCGCCTCTAAGGTGCAATCCGCCGCAGTGGCTCCATTCGTCGGGCTCAAATCCATGGCTGGATTCCCAGTTAAGAAGGTCAACACTGACATTACTTCCATTGCAAGCAATGGTGGAAGAGTACACTGCATGCAG GTGTGGCCTCCAATTGGAAAGAAGAAGTTTGAGACTCTTTCATATTTGCCACCATTGACCAGAGAGCAATTGTTGAAAGAAGTTGAATACCTTCTCAGGAAGGGATGGGTTCCATGCTTGGAATTTGAGTTGGAG AAAGGATTTGTGTACCGTGAGCACAACAACTCGCCAGGATACTATGATGGAAGATACTGGACAATGTGGAAGCTTCCTATGTTTGGTACCACTGATGCTGCTCAAGTCTTGAAGGAGCTTGATGAGGTTATTGCGGCTTACCCCGAAGCTTTCGTCCGTATCATCGGTTTCGACAACGTTCGTCAAGTTCAGTGCATCAGTTTCATTGCACACACACCAAAAACCTACTAA
- the LOC131608745 gene encoding large ribosomal subunit protein uL2m-like, which produces MSGVKRALRQFTFGQGKTAGRNSSGRITSFHRGGGAKRLQRVIDLKRNTSSSIGIVERIEYDPNRSSRIALVRWLNGIHPPPQRRTPAASESSTSAASPRVLQIDPSSTANDTRGVFGLSPMLPQLHAGAASGKVFISAFSSKTKEDKTKSDPLPLGLPRIAVAAARPAFFGTRTHLKGEDEKLEIRNWKKNSNVWEHRNKRKAAISWHNIA; this is translated from the coding sequence ATGTCAGGAGTGAAGAGAGCACTTCGTCAGTTCACCTTCGGCCAAGGCAAAACCGCCGGCCGTAACTCTTCCGGCCGAATCACCTCCTTCCACAGAGGCGGCGGCGCAAAACGGTTACAGCGTGTCATCGATCTCAAACGCAACACTTCTTCATCCATCGGTATCGTCGAACGAATCGAATACGATCCTAACCGTTCATCTCGCATCGCTCTCGTTCGTTGGCTCAACGGTATCCATCCACCTCCTCAACGCCGCACTCCCGCCGCATCGGAATCGTCCACCTCCGCTGCTTCACCTAGAGTCCTCCAAATCGATCCATCGTCAACCGCAAATGACACTCGCGGCGTGTTTGGTTTGAGTCCAATGCTTCCGCAACTCCACGCCGGAGCTGCTTCCGGGAAGGTTTTCATTTCTGCGTTTTCGTCGAAGACTAAGGAGGATAAAACTAAATCAGATCCGTTGCCGTTAGGGTTACCGAGGATTGCTGTGGCGGCGGCGAGACCTGCGTTCTTTGGTACTCGTACACATTTGAAAGGTGAAGATGAGAAGTTGGAGATTCGGAATTGGAAGAAGAATAGTAATGTTTGGGAGCATAGGAACAAGCGTAAAGCGGCGATTTCGTGGCACAATATTGCTTGA
- the LOC131608746 gene encoding ribulose bisphosphate carboxylase small subunit, chloroplastic 3, whose amino-acid sequence MASMISSSAVTTVNRASSVQSAAVAPYVGLKSMAGFPVKKVNTDITSIASNGGRVKCMQVWPPIGKKKFETLSYLPPLTREQLLKEVEYLLRKGWVPCLEFELEKGFVYREHNKSPGYYDGRYWTMWKLPMFGTTDASQVLKELDEVIAAYPEAFVRIIGFDNIRQVQCISFIAHTPNSY is encoded by the exons ATGGCCTCTATGATTTCCTCTTCAGCTGTGACCACAGTTAACCGTGCCTCTTCGGTGCAATCCGCCGCAGTGGCTCCCTATGTTGGCCTCAAATCCATGGCTGGATTCCCAGTTAAGAAGGTCAACACTGACATTACCTCCATTGCAAGCAATGGTGGAAGAGTAAAGTGCATGCAg GTGTGGCCTCCAATTGGAAAGAAGAAGTTTGAGACACTTTCATATTTGCCACCATTGACCAGAGAGCAATTGTTGAAAGAAGTTGAATACCTTCTCAGGAAGGGATGGGTTCCATGTTTGGAATTTGAGTTGGAG AAAGGATTTGTGTACCGTGAGCACAACAAGTCACCAGGATACTACGATGGAAGATACTGGACAATGTGGAAGCTTCCTATGTTTGGTACCACTGATGCTTCTCAAGTCTTGAAGGAGCTTGATGAAGTTATTGCGGCTTACCCTGAAGCTTTCGTCCGTATCATCGGTTTCGACAACATTCGTCAAGTTCAGTGCATCAGTTTCATTGCACACACACCAAATTCCTACTAA